In Paucidesulfovibrio longus DSM 6739, a genomic segment contains:
- a CDS encoding acetate--CoA ligase family protein — translation MLPIKNADALFAPRSVIVAGASANPEKAGHKVLANLLRSGYKGRIIPVNPSGGEILGLEALPASEVPEGVDLAVLCVPREKTPDVLAELAARKIRAAVVMASGFKETGREGYYLEEQLASIARRHDIALVGPNSLGLANPVDGLYALPTPNLPGPGNVAFFSQSGSLCFGLLDWAEGMDIGFSKFVPLGNKAVFNEVHALEYFLHDPDTAVVLGHLESLDFGQEFMRAAEALTAEKPVIMLKAGVSPAGARAVSSHTGAVAGKREAYEAAFIQSGIISTRDVRSLFTLSEAFSTQPLPKGPNLVVVTNSGGPGILTADACEHSRLNLVRPSQAALEKLREALPPYASLYNPIDIIGDAGADRYRQTLAAVLEDPATHAVLVLLTPTASAEIVPTAQAIADVAKDCGKPVFACFMGEERIAPGRELLRKAGFPCYGFPEQAVYALDAMYGHWLWRNRAYPVDVCFRRDKARAERLIDQCRETGITELSGFKAQEFGAAYELPFPETKLSRTSDHAVKHAKKIGYPVAMKIASPHIPDKADVDGVILGIETPREVRRAFLELTARAARRRPDAYIVGCQVQSMAPKGSRDVRVGFVRDSQFGALITFSMGGVHSEVLGDVAFRLAPLSLGDTQNIVKEIKAFPLLRGVRGQESVDIGAIEDILLTVSQMAVDFPEIEEADIGPILVYNKGALVVDMRLTLSAARKNGR, via the coding sequence ATGCTGCCGATCAAAAACGCCGACGCTTTGTTTGCCCCCCGGTCCGTCATCGTGGCCGGGGCGTCCGCCAATCCTGAGAAGGCGGGCCACAAGGTTCTGGCGAACCTTCTGCGCTCCGGATACAAGGGGCGCATCATCCCCGTCAATCCTTCGGGCGGAGAAATCCTTGGGCTTGAGGCGCTTCCGGCTTCGGAAGTACCGGAAGGCGTCGATCTGGCCGTGCTTTGCGTCCCCCGCGAAAAAACCCCGGACGTGCTCGCCGAGCTGGCCGCCCGCAAAATCCGCGCGGCCGTGGTCATGGCTTCCGGGTTCAAGGAAACGGGCCGGGAAGGCTATTACCTGGAAGAACAGCTCGCGTCCATCGCCCGCCGCCACGACATCGCGCTGGTCGGCCCGAACTCCCTGGGACTGGCCAATCCCGTGGACGGCCTCTACGCGCTGCCCACCCCGAACCTGCCCGGCCCCGGCAACGTGGCCTTTTTTTCCCAGTCCGGCTCGCTCTGCTTCGGCCTGCTCGACTGGGCCGAGGGCATGGACATCGGCTTCTCCAAATTCGTGCCCCTGGGCAACAAGGCCGTGTTCAACGAAGTCCACGCCCTGGAATATTTCCTCCACGACCCGGACACCGCCGTGGTGCTCGGCCACCTCGAAAGCCTGGACTTCGGCCAGGAATTCATGCGCGCCGCCGAGGCGCTGACAGCGGAAAAACCCGTGATCATGCTCAAGGCGGGCGTGTCCCCGGCGGGCGCGCGGGCGGTTTCCAGCCACACCGGAGCCGTCGCGGGCAAACGCGAAGCCTACGAGGCCGCGTTCATCCAGTCCGGCATCATCAGCACCCGCGACGTGCGCTCCCTGTTCACCCTGTCCGAAGCCTTCTCCACCCAGCCCCTGCCAAAGGGGCCGAACCTCGTGGTGGTCACCAACTCCGGCGGGCCCGGCATCCTCACGGCGGACGCCTGCGAGCATTCGCGGCTCAACCTCGTGCGCCCCTCCCAGGCCGCCCTGGAAAAGCTGCGCGAAGCCCTGCCGCCCTATGCCTCGCTCTACAACCCCATCGACATCATCGGCGACGCGGGCGCGGACCGCTACCGCCAGACCCTGGCCGCCGTGCTCGAAGACCCGGCGACGCACGCGGTCCTGGTCCTGCTCACGCCCACGGCCTCGGCCGAGATCGTGCCCACGGCCCAGGCGATCGCGGACGTTGCCAAGGACTGCGGCAAGCCCGTGTTCGCCTGCTTCATGGGCGAAGAGCGCATCGCCCCCGGCCGCGAACTGCTGCGGAAGGCGGGCTTTCCCTGCTACGGCTTCCCGGAGCAGGCGGTCTACGCCCTGGACGCCATGTACGGCCACTGGCTCTGGCGCAACAGGGCCTACCCCGTGGACGTCTGCTTCCGGCGCGACAAGGCGCGCGCCGAACGGCTCATCGACCAGTGCCGGGAAACCGGCATCACCGAGCTGAGCGGATTCAAGGCCCAGGAATTCGGCGCGGCCTACGAGCTGCCCTTCCCGGAAACCAAGCTTTCCCGCACCTCGGACCACGCGGTCAAGCACGCCAAGAAGATCGGCTACCCCGTGGCCATGAAGATCGCCTCCCCGCACATTCCGGACAAGGCCGACGTGGACGGCGTGATCCTCGGCATCGAAACCCCGCGCGAGGTGCGCCGCGCCTTTCTGGAACTGACGGCCCGCGCGGCCCGGCGCAGGCCCGACGCCTACATCGTGGGCTGCCAGGTGCAGTCCATGGCCCCCAAGGGCTCGCGCGACGTGCGCGTGGGCTTTGTGCGCGACTCCCAGTTCGGCGCGCTGATCACCTTCTCCATGGGCGGGGTCCACAGCGAAGTGCTGGGCGACGTGGCCTTCCGGCTCGCGCCCCTGTCCCTGGGCGACACCCAGAACATCGTCAAGGAGATCAAAGCCTTTCCCCTGCTGCGCGGGGTGCGCGGCCAGGAGAGCGTGGACATCGGAGCCATCGAGGACATCCTGCTCACGGTCTCGCAAATGGCTGTCGATTTTCCGGAAATCGAAGAGGCCGACATCGGCCCGATTCTCGTGTACAACAAAGGCGCGCTTGTCGTGGACATGCGGCTGACCCTCTCGGCGGCCCGCAAGAACGGCAGATGA
- the rnc gene encoding ribonuclease III, which translates to MDEHLSGVQDCIDYHFSQVKLLRSALIHSSYANEREDASEDNERLEFLGDAVLELCVSEEVYRRFPEATEGQMTRIRSGLVKEKSLADAARSLRLDQYLLLGKGEEAQGGRQRDSLLADALEAVFGAVFLDGGFLAAKTLILRLFGESWPDTPEVRAAKDHKSRLQEITQQRFKTLPVYRLESTDGPEHAKVFRVEVALSDGRVFFGQGGSVKRAEQVAAATAIRTLEAEE; encoded by the coding sequence ATGGATGAACATTTGTCGGGCGTTCAGGATTGTATTGACTATCACTTTTCGCAAGTCAAGCTCTTGCGCAGCGCGCTGATCCATAGTTCTTACGCCAATGAGCGAGAAGACGCCAGCGAGGACAACGAGCGGCTGGAGTTCCTCGGCGACGCCGTGCTGGAGCTGTGCGTCAGCGAGGAGGTCTACCGGCGTTTCCCGGAGGCCACCGAGGGGCAGATGACCCGGATCCGCTCCGGCCTGGTCAAGGAGAAAAGCCTGGCCGACGCGGCCCGCTCCCTGCGCCTGGACCAGTACCTGCTGCTCGGCAAGGGCGAGGAGGCCCAGGGCGGCAGGCAGCGCGACTCGCTCCTGGCCGACGCGCTGGAGGCCGTTTTCGGCGCGGTTTTCCTGGACGGCGGTTTCCTGGCCGCCAAGACGCTGATTCTTCGGCTTTTCGGGGAGAGCTGGCCGGACACGCCGGAAGTGCGCGCGGCCAAGGACCACAAGAGCCGTCTCCAGGAAATCACCCAGCAGCGCTTCAAGACCCTGCCGGTCTACCGTCTGGAATCCACGGACGGACCGGAGCACGCCAAGGTTTTTCGGGTGGAGGTGGCGCTTTCGGACGGGCGCGTGTTCTTCGGCCAGGGCGGCAGCGTCAAGAGAGCCGAGCAGGTGGCCGCGGCCACGGCCATCCGGACGCTGGAGGCGGAGGAATAG
- a CDS encoding flagellar hook-length control protein FliK — protein sequence MQDVPLIQQAASSTYATNRTALFGGASTSSDFGSDIFQTFMDHQSALTGSGGSFAGSPNLDTVFRDAPKAEAPRRTETKPERTETKEPELNDMKDVPVSSESFQAMKPQLEKYGLSKEEIKEIEDRVESKEGLTWGQFVSTLSEKMSDLRRSVELDAGQRQKMMTMLQKLGFSATESKGMVAELSHGNVDNVLQAIGRQLESLPKDKLASLDKDELKAFMAELQKLKGNQDGKELSLVREVGKAMQEALDQARQKAMQLAQDKSADGKADTLADAARNAARQDASKAAGLNQNMTSDEAARKAARSESELNRNLDLEARLKTGAEKLADSVSQGSRFNEGKGADQFTKQNGNGESGAWNDFMTKLRVDRSELGGSLRTDNQSIQNAMSDALGQARGESSQTAKGQSATAPKMLNQVQDAVLKGLSNGAKRLTIQLNPQELGTLSVALTVKNKDVQATIRTDNAETAKLLSGHLDALRQSLEAQGLKVTKMEVQTQLPGQDGQQWLGEQGHNQAQDEQVRQQVRQRMNALRGNSQGIGLDLASDVRQAILSGNGLHIVA from the coding sequence ATGCAAGATGTTCCTCTGATCCAGCAAGCCGCGAGCAGCACCTACGCCACCAACAGGACCGCCCTGTTTGGCGGGGCTTCCACCAGCTCCGATTTCGGATCGGACATATTTCAGACCTTCATGGACCACCAGTCCGCCCTGACCGGAAGCGGCGGCAGCTTTGCCGGCTCCCCGAACCTGGACACGGTCTTCCGCGACGCCCCCAAGGCCGAGGCCCCCCGCCGCACCGAGACCAAGCCCGAGCGCACCGAGACCAAGGAACCCGAACTGAACGACATGAAGGACGTGCCGGTCAGCTCCGAGAGTTTCCAGGCCATGAAGCCTCAGCTCGAAAAGTACGGCCTCTCCAAGGAAGAGATCAAAGAGATCGAAGACCGGGTCGAGAGCAAGGAAGGCCTGACCTGGGGCCAGTTCGTGAGCACTCTTTCCGAAAAGATGAGCGATCTGCGCCGGAGCGTGGAGCTCGACGCGGGCCAGCGCCAGAAGATGATGACCATGCTCCAGAAGCTCGGATTCAGCGCGACCGAATCCAAGGGCATGGTCGCGGAACTTTCCCACGGCAACGTGGACAACGTGCTCCAGGCCATCGGCCGCCAGCTGGAAAGCCTGCCCAAGGACAAGCTCGCCAGCCTGGACAAGGACGAGCTGAAGGCGTTCATGGCCGAGCTGCAGAAGCTCAAGGGCAACCAGGACGGCAAGGAACTGAGCCTCGTGCGCGAAGTGGGCAAGGCCATGCAGGAAGCGCTGGACCAGGCGCGCCAGAAGGCCATGCAGCTCGCCCAGGACAAGAGCGCGGACGGCAAGGCCGACACCCTGGCGGACGCCGCCCGCAACGCCGCCCGGCAGGACGCCTCCAAGGCCGCGGGCCTGAACCAGAACATGACCTCGGACGAGGCCGCCCGCAAGGCCGCCCGAAGCGAGTCCGAACTGAACCGGAACCTCGACCTGGAAGCCCGCCTCAAGACCGGCGCGGAAAAGCTCGCGGACAGCGTCAGCCAGGGTTCGCGGTTCAACGAGGGCAAGGGCGCGGACCAGTTCACCAAGCAGAACGGCAACGGCGAGTCCGGCGCGTGGAACGATTTCATGACCAAGCTGCGCGTGGACCGCTCCGAACTCGGCGGCTCCCTGCGCACGGACAACCAGAGCATCCAGAACGCCATGAGCGACGCCCTGGGCCAGGCGCGCGGCGAAAGCTCCCAGACCGCAAAGGGGCAGAGCGCCACCGCGCCCAAGATGCTCAACCAGGTCCAGGACGCCGTGCTCAAGGGGCTGTCCAACGGCGCCAAGCGCCTGACCATCCAGCTCAATCCGCAGGAACTGGGCACGCTCTCCGTGGCCCTCACGGTCAAGAACAAGGATGTTCAGGCCACGATCCGCACGGACAACGCCGAGACCGCCAAGCTCCTCAGCGGACACCTGGACGCGCTCCGGCAGAGCCTGGAGGCCCAGGGCCTCAAGGTCACCAAGATGGAAGTGCAGACCCAGCTTCCCGGCCAGGACGGCCAGCAGTGGCTGGGCGAGCAGGGCCACAATCAGGCCCAGGACGAACAGGTCCGCCAGCAGGTCCGCCAGCGCATGAACGCCCTGCGCGGGAACTCGCAGGGCATCGGGCTGGATCTGGCCTCGGACGTTCGGCAGGCAATTCTTTCCGGCAACGGGCTGCACATCGTCGCCTAG
- a CDS encoding phosphotransacetylase family protein, whose protein sequence is MPGLYIGATSGYSGKNMVVIGLGLKFKEMGLNIGYMKPVGALPLERDGKLGDEDAYFVQDVLGLSGDPEQVTPVVVTHDFKVQAFTGKCEPFIPRIKEAYEAISAGRDVTLVAGSGSMYSGKYCDVDGSTLCKELGLKCVVIDRFQKDLKYDYLAIMKETLGDQLAGVILNDIPPTFMDEVNDLIKPFLERIGIRVLGVIPTDTIMGTITVADLADRLGGKVVSAHSSADRVVERFLIGTMQVENFMTHFRKHQNAAIIVGGDRSDVQLVALEGDAPCLILTGNLYPNDIILTRSEVLKTPIIIAREDTFTVAKKMESILSRHKLRDKIKIEQGAKLIAEHIDIDFIKKELGL, encoded by the coding sequence ATGCCTGGACTGTATATCGGCGCCACATCCGGCTACTCGGGCAAAAACATGGTCGTCATCGGCCTGGGCCTGAAATTCAAGGAAATGGGCCTGAACATCGGCTACATGAAGCCTGTGGGCGCCCTGCCCCTGGAAAGGGACGGCAAGCTCGGCGACGAGGACGCCTATTTCGTGCAGGACGTGCTCGGCCTCTCCGGCGACCCCGAACAGGTCACTCCCGTGGTCGTGACCCACGACTTCAAGGTCCAGGCCTTCACGGGCAAGTGCGAACCCTTCATCCCCAGGATCAAGGAAGCCTACGAGGCCATCTCCGCCGGGCGCGACGTGACCCTCGTGGCCGGGTCCGGGTCCATGTATTCCGGCAAATACTGCGACGTGGACGGCTCCACCCTCTGCAAGGAGCTGGGCCTCAAGTGCGTGGTCATCGACCGCTTCCAGAAAGACCTCAAATACGACTACCTGGCGATCATGAAGGAAACCCTGGGCGACCAGCTCGCCGGAGTCATCCTCAACGACATCCCCCCGACCTTCATGGACGAGGTCAACGACCTGATCAAACCTTTCCTGGAGCGCATCGGCATCCGCGTGCTCGGCGTCATCCCCACGGACACGATCATGGGCACCATCACCGTGGCCGACCTGGCCGACCGCCTCGGCGGCAAGGTCGTCTCGGCCCACTCCAGCGCGGACCGCGTAGTGGAGCGCTTCCTCATCGGCACCATGCAGGTCGAAAACTTCATGACCCACTTCCGCAAGCACCAGAACGCGGCCATCATCGTGGGCGGCGACCGCTCGGACGTGCAGCTCGTGGCTCTGGAGGGCGACGCGCCCTGCCTGATCCTCACGGGCAACCTCTACCCCAACGACATCATCCTGACCCGCTCGGAAGTGCTCAAGACCCCGATCATCATCGCCCGCGAAGACACCTTCACCGTGGCCAAGAAGATGGAGTCCATCCTCTCGCGCCACAAGCTGCGCGACAAGATCAAGATCGAACAGGGTGCCAAGCTCATCGCCGAACACATCGACATCGATTTCATCAAGAAAGAGCTGGGCCTCTAG
- a CDS encoding RHS repeat-associated core domain-containing protein, with protein sequence MDVKYSLQLKRGGQGRIRTRLESVNGSPVRWEYRYDNAGRLAEVRRDGSGVERYLYDGQGRRAEDYLPLRGSGGRVFRYGPDNRLLQAGDARYEHDARGFRSRRVGVQGETRYHYAPDYRLLAVELPDGRTVEYGHDDQGLRNAKYVDGRLTERFHWHDRTHLAAWLHVDMADGQWWQVVYAQDGRPVGLVAQGQVQGQDQRQSGEILLHTDQIGSVRVVEFPTEGMVKEILYDAFGNVVKDGNPYLRSPLGFAGGLHDGDTGLVRFGWRDYDPDTGRFTAQDPIGNAGGDPDWYGYCLDDPVNGRDPEGLDTRGLGGGVSLSGFGGSVGGSVMVSEDDEGQRVLEGSFDYGASSDWGVSATTTYQHSNANSVQQHDGYSTKTGASVSIPGTPLSIGAEHIDGGSYTGTNCNGSYSFKVGSGMPQPQLPKSASVKRERTFTFKIPQRDDRDDIDLW encoded by the coding sequence ATGGACGTGAAGTACTCACTGCAACTGAAACGGGGCGGGCAGGGCCGCATCCGCACCCGGCTTGAAAGCGTGAACGGCAGCCCGGTGCGCTGGGAATACCGCTACGACAACGCCGGGCGACTGGCCGAGGTGCGTCGGGACGGCTCGGGCGTGGAACGCTACCTCTACGACGGCCAGGGTCGTCGGGCCGAGGATTACTTGCCTCTGCGCGGTTCGGGCGGGCGCGTGTTTCGCTACGGCCCGGACAACCGCCTGCTCCAGGCCGGAGACGCGCGCTACGAACACGACGCACGCGGCTTCCGCAGCCGCAGGGTCGGGGTGCAGGGCGAGACGCGCTATCACTACGCGCCCGACTATCGGCTCCTGGCCGTGGAGCTGCCGGACGGCCGCACCGTGGAATACGGGCACGACGACCAGGGCTTGCGCAACGCCAAATACGTGGACGGCAGGCTGACGGAGCGCTTTCACTGGCATGATCGTACGCATCTGGCGGCCTGGTTGCACGTGGACATGGCGGACGGGCAGTGGTGGCAGGTGGTTTATGCTCAGGACGGTCGGCCCGTGGGGCTGGTTGCGCAGGGCCAAGTCCAGGGACAGGACCAGCGCCAGTCAGGCGAAATTCTTCTGCATACCGACCAGATTGGCAGCGTGCGCGTGGTTGAGTTTCCGACCGAAGGCATGGTAAAGGAAATCCTGTACGACGCCTTCGGCAACGTGGTGAAGGACGGCAACCCGTATCTGCGTTCGCCCCTGGGATTTGCGGGCGGCCTGCACGACGGGGATACGGGCCTCGTCCGCTTCGGCTGGCGGGACTATGATCCCGATACGGGAAGATTCACCGCCCAGGATCCCATCGGAAACGCGGGCGGCGACCCGGACTGGTACGGGTATTGTCTGGATGATCCGGTCAATGGGCGGGACCCGGAGGGGTTGGATACGCGAGGACTCGGAGGAGGAGTCTCCCTTTCCGGTTTTGGCGGGAGTGTTGGTGGAAGCGTCATGGTTTCCGAGGATGATGAGGGCCAACGAGTTCTTGAAGGAAGTTTCGACTATGGGGCGTCCTCGGACTGGGGGGTATCCGCAACAACGACATACCAGCACAGCAACGCAAACAGCGTCCAACAGCATGATGGATACTCGACAAAAACCGGTGCGAGTGTTTCTATTCCAGGAACGCCCCTCTCCATTGGCGCGGAGCACATCGATGGCGGAAGCTACACAGGGACAAATTGCAATGGATCTTATTCGTTTAAAGTTGGGAGCGGTATGCCACAACCGCAATTACCAAAGAGCGCTTCCGTCAAGAGAGAAAGAACTTTTACGTTTAAAATCCCACAAAGGGATGACCGAGACGACATTGACCTTTGGTAA
- a CDS encoding flagellar hook protein FlgE produces MSLQSSLYSGITGLSAHGERMSVIGNNLANVSTTGYKGARMHFEDLMSQDFSTANGIGQVGRGVRVAAIFTDYGQGAFETTNESTDMAIGGEGFFMVSPKDQESQYYTRAGTFRFDKNGYLVDPHGYVLQGWQIEKSQPSVATTGSLSDLNDTKVKGAITDIRLENFQSPPEATNQVSIITNLDPSDASRSNSTTNPYFALFSAWDGQDVDNDGRYLADTAYSYSTSMKVYDDIGTAHTMTTYFDQVTLSNSGGYSVWEYMVTVPPSEDGRYFDTTSGLQRMSETSNGGVLMVGTLTFRAGQLVGQSAYTYEGAADGNVGALSNWGLARFSTRGYPLCTANFLGASNASQSNSADAQPIEINFGLRNTASITSSNTGAGWSVAGGGALPSNAGMVGTNITDVQATLANAEIPSISALATQSFDTGGSSTLYQSQDGYPAGILQNVSVSRDGVLTGRYSNGQVIELYKIALGTFTNQWGLRREGGNLFSETQDSGQALTGFAGANGKGTIDGNSLEMSNVDMATEFVRMITAQRGFQANTKVITTADSMLGEVIAMKR; encoded by the coding sequence ATGAGTCTGCAATCATCGCTCTACTCCGGCATCACCGGCCTTTCGGCCCACGGTGAACGCATGAGCGTCATCGGCAACAACCTGGCCAACGTGAGCACCACGGGGTACAAGGGCGCTCGCATGCACTTCGAGGATCTGATGAGCCAGGATTTCTCGACCGCCAACGGCATCGGACAGGTGGGCCGGGGCGTGCGCGTGGCCGCCATCTTCACGGACTACGGCCAGGGCGCGTTCGAGACGACCAACGAGTCCACGGACATGGCCATCGGCGGCGAAGGCTTCTTCATGGTCTCGCCCAAGGACCAGGAATCGCAGTACTACACCCGCGCCGGCACCTTCCGTTTCGACAAGAACGGATATCTCGTGGACCCGCACGGCTACGTTCTCCAGGGATGGCAGATCGAAAAGTCGCAGCCTTCCGTGGCCACCACGGGCAGCCTCTCGGACCTGAACGACACCAAGGTCAAGGGCGCCATCACCGACATCCGGCTTGAAAATTTCCAGTCGCCCCCGGAAGCGACCAACCAGGTCAGCATCATCACCAACCTGGACCCGTCCGACGCCAGCCGCTCGAACTCCACCACCAACCCGTACTTCGCGCTCTTCTCGGCCTGGGACGGGCAGGACGTGGACAACGACGGCCGCTACCTCGCGGACACCGCCTACTCGTACTCCACGAGCATGAAGGTCTACGACGACATCGGCACCGCGCACACCATGACCACCTACTTCGACCAGGTCACCCTCTCCAACTCGGGCGGCTACTCGGTGTGGGAATACATGGTCACGGTGCCGCCGTCCGAGGACGGACGCTATTTCGACACCACCTCCGGCTTGCAGCGCATGTCCGAGACGTCCAACGGCGGCGTGCTCATGGTCGGCACGCTGACCTTCCGCGCGGGCCAGCTCGTTGGCCAGTCGGCCTACACCTACGAAGGGGCCGCGGACGGCAACGTGGGGGCGCTTTCCAACTGGGGCCTGGCCCGCTTCTCGACGCGCGGCTACCCGCTCTGCACGGCCAACTTCCTGGGCGCGTCCAACGCCTCGCAGTCGAACTCGGCGGACGCACAGCCCATCGAAATCAACTTCGGTCTGCGCAACACCGCCAGCATCACCTCCTCCAACACGGGCGCTGGCTGGTCCGTGGCGGGCGGCGGAGCCCTGCCGAGCAACGCGGGCATGGTCGGCACGAACATCACCGACGTGCAGGCCACCCTGGCCAACGCGGAAATTCCGTCCATCAGCGCCCTGGCCACCCAGAGCTTCGACACGGGCGGCTCCAGCACCCTGTACCAGTCCCAGGACGGCTATCCCGCAGGCATCCTGCAGAACGTCTCGGTCAGCCGCGACGGCGTGCTCACAGGCCGCTACTCCAACGGACAGGTCATCGAGCTGTACAAGATCGCGCTGGGCACCTTCACCAACCAGTGGGGTCTGCGGCGCGAGGGAGGCAACCTCTTCAGCGAGACCCAGGATTCGGGCCAGGCCCTGACGGGCTTCGCCGGGGCGAACGGCAAGGGCACCATCGACGGCAACTCCCTGGAGATGTCCAACGTGGACATGGCCACCGAGTTCGTGCGCATGATCACGGCCCAGCGCGGATTCCAGGCCAACACCAAGGTCATCACCACGGCCGACTCCATGCTCGGCGAAGTCATCGCCATGAAGCGGTAG
- a CDS encoding flagellar hook assembly protein FlgD, with translation MGYYGVSNIVGGYEQYKAEAEAPTHKSQMDKDDFLMLLVAQLNHQDPLDPMKDTDMTGQLAEYSSLEQLTNMNTTLDTMLEQSRSDQMTTAVSFIGKSVTANGYNVTKSDTQVSTISYNLGEAVSSLKVNIYDSEGDIVRSDLLGSQEPGVFEYAWDGRDDNGNLVANGTYSVGMLGEDVDGQQVMVQTQVSGIVTGVVSEDSGYYLRLADGRYVNFNFVTEVVSETQIDSGSDTGTGSETGTGSDTTGTDTGDTSGDTNTTDAAA, from the coding sequence ATGGGATACTACGGAGTCAGCAACATCGTGGGCGGGTACGAACAGTACAAGGCCGAGGCCGAGGCCCCTACGCACAAGTCGCAGATGGACAAGGACGACTTCCTCATGCTGCTCGTGGCCCAGCTCAACCACCAGGATCCCCTCGACCCCATGAAGGACACGGACATGACCGGCCAGCTGGCCGAGTATTCCAGCCTGGAACAGCTGACCAACATGAACACCACCCTGGACACCATGCTGGAGCAGTCCCGGTCCGACCAGATGACCACCGCGGTCAGCTTCATCGGCAAGTCCGTCACGGCCAACGGCTACAACGTGACCAAGTCCGACACGCAGGTCAGCACCATTTCCTACAACCTCGGCGAGGCCGTATCCTCGCTCAAGGTCAACATCTACGATTCCGAAGGCGACATCGTGCGCAGCGACCTGCTCGGCAGCCAGGAACCCGGCGTCTTCGAATACGCCTGGGACGGCCGCGACGACAACGGCAACCTCGTGGCCAACGGCACCTACTCCGTGGGCATGCTCGGGGAGGACGTGGACGGCCAGCAGGTCATGGTCCAGACCCAGGTTTCGGGCATCGTCACCGGCGTCGTTTCCGAAGACAGCGGCTACTACCTCCGCCTCGCGGACGGCCGCTACGTGAATTTCAACTTCGTCACCGAGGTCGTCTCCGAAACGCAGATCGACTCCGGCAGCGACACCGGCACCGGCAGCGAGACCGGGACCGGCAGCGATACCACCGGCACGGACACCGGAGACACCTCCGGAGATACGAATACCACGGACGCCGCAGCCTAA
- a CDS encoding flagellin N-terminal helical domain-containing protein, whose translation MSLVINHNLMAMNAARNLGEHYGELAVSTRRLSSGLRVGNAADDAAGLAIRELMRSDIASLHQGVRNANDAISMIQTADGALQVIDEKLIRMKELAVQASTGTYNSDQRMLIESEYQAMASEITRIANATDFNGIHMLNGSLAGLDPTTQQSIAHNGNGLTPTGPIKIHFGTGNDSAEDYYYISVNNSTASALGLANSHISTQRQAQLALAALQNAIISKDKIRANLGAMQNRLENTITNLTIQAENMSSAESRISDVDVATEMTEFVRQQILSQSAVAMLAQANSLPRMAMQLISG comes from the coding sequence ATGTCTCTCGTGATCAACCACAACCTGATGGCCATGAACGCCGCGAGGAACCTGGGCGAGCATTATGGCGAGCTCGCGGTTTCCACCCGCCGCCTCTCGTCCGGCCTTCGGGTAGGCAACGCCGCGGACGACGCCGCCGGCCTCGCCATCCGCGAACTCATGCGCTCGGACATCGCGTCCCTGCACCAGGGCGTGCGCAACGCCAACGACGCCATTTCCATGATCCAGACCGCGGACGGCGCGCTCCAGGTCATCGACGAAAAGCTGATCCGCATGAAGGAACTCGCGGTCCAGGCGTCCACGGGTACCTACAACTCGGACCAGCGCATGCTTATCGAGTCGGAGTACCAGGCCATGGCTTCGGAAATCACCCGAATCGCCAACGCCACGGACTTCAACGGCATCCATATGCTCAACGGCTCCCTGGCGGGGCTTGATCCGACCACCCAGCAGTCCATCGCCCACAACGGCAACGGCCTGACTCCCACCGGTCCGATCAAGATCCACTTCGGCACCGGCAACGACTCGGCCGAAGACTACTACTACATTTCAGTCAACAACTCGACGGCTTCGGCCCTCGGCTTGGCCAACTCCCACATCTCGACCCAGCGCCAGGCCCAGCTCGCACTGGCCGCCCTGCAGAACGCGATCATCTCCAAGGACAAGATCCGCGCGAACCTCGGCGCCATGCAGAACCGCCTGGAAAACACCATCACCAACCTGACCATCCAGGCGGAAAACATGTCCTCGGCCGAATCCCGCATCTCGGACGTGGACGTGGCCACCGAGATGACCGAGTTCGTGCGCCAGCAGATCCTGTCGCAGTCCGCCGTGGCCATGCTCGCCCAGGCGAACTCCCTGCCCAGGATGGCCATGCAGCTCATCAGCGGCTAA